TGGGAAAACGACCTTGACCAAGGGAATTGCCCAGGGACTGAATATTGAGCAAATGATAAAAAGCCCAACCTATACCATTGTAAGAGAGTATGAGGGTCGTCTGCCACTCTATCATTTAGATGTCTATCGGATTGGTGATGATCCGGATTCCATTGACCTAGATGATTTTTTGTATGGCGATGGGGTGACCGTGATTGAATGGGGAGAGTTGTTAGATGCCGACCTCTTGGACGATGTCTTGACAGTTCGTATTGCCATCGAAAAGGACGGTCGGAGGTTGGAGTTTAATGCGTCAGGACCGCGTAGTGCCCAATTGAAAGAGTTGTTAGATGATTGTTGAGAAGGAAATTTATTTTCAGGAAGCAGAACCAGCTGATGCCCAATCCTTTATTGACTTTATGAACCAGGTCGCAGGTGAAACCGATTTTCTTGTCATGGATGAGACGGGGTTTAGGCTTGGAGTCCAAGATATCGAAGATATTTTTACGGCTTGCATAGAAAATCCTCAGGAGCTGCAGTTGCTGGCCAAGTTAGACAATGAAGTCATCGGAGTAGTGTCGGTCAAGTCCTCCAGTCAGTTTCGTATTAGCCATATCGGAACTATTTTTATTGCAGTTAAAAAAGCCTACTGGGGACAGGGACTGGGTTCCATCTTGCTGGAGGAAGTGATTCATTGGGCTGAGGAAATGGATTTGCTCAAGCGTTTAGAATTGACGGTTCAGGTCCGCAACCAAAGAGCAGTGGCTTTGTATGAAAAATTGGGCTTCAATATTGAAGGGACTCTGTCAAGGGGAGCTAGAACAGATGAGGGAGATTGGCTAGATTTGTATTCTATGGCCAAGTTAATAGGTGAATAATGAAAATAGGAACTAAAATTTTATTGATGTTCTTGTCCATTCTAGCATTGACAATCGGGACAGGAGCAATCTATACCGCGACTTTTTTGAATTACTCGACCGGGGAGATTGCAAAGACTTTTCGCTCTATCGGTAACCGAGAAGATGAAGGGATTATCGAGGCTACCGAGCCCTTGACCATTCTTTTGATGGGGGTGGATACCGACCAGGCAACTCGGGGTCTGGACTGGGAAGAAGGACGGAGTGACTCCATGATTTTGGTGACGGTCAATCCTCTAACTAAGAAAACAACCATGATGAGCTTGACGCGTGACATCATGGTAGAGATAGCCAATAAGAATGGTCATTCTAGTGATAAAATTGAGAAGTTGAATCACTCCTATGCCTATGGTCAGGCGGCCATGTCCATTGCGACCATTGAGAAGATGATGGATATTACCATCAATCGCTATGTCGAAATCAATATGGATGGCCTGGTGGAGCTGGTTGATGCCATTGGTGGTATCAAGGTCAACAATACCTTGGGCTTCCCGATTACTATCGATGAGTATGAACCTGCCTACACAGCTGTCGTTCCACCTGGGGAGCAATTGGTCAATGGAGACCAGGCCTTGGTCTATGCCCGGATGCGTTACGATGATCCGGAGGGAGATATTGGTCGGCAGAAGCGGCAGCGTGAGGTTATCCAGGCCCTGGTGACCAAGCTCTTGCAATTGGATGGATTTACGCAGTATAAAAAGATTTTGAAAGCTGTCTCTAAGCACATGCGGACGGATTTTGTGATTTCAAATTCAACCATTCCTAGTCTTCTGGGCTATAAGGATGCTCTGAACCAGGTTGAATCCTACCAATTGGGTGGTGAAGGTCACACAATTGACGAGTTGTCTTACCAGATACCGACGGCGGCCCATGTTTTGGAAATGCAAAATGTCCTCAAGGAATCCTTGGGCTTACCAAAAGTTTCTAAAATCAAGACCAACATCAAGGTTTTGGAATATCTCTTTGGACAATCCAGTCCAATCGAGGTCATCAATGCCTATACTAATGATATCGAAGTTGAAGCCAACGGTGAAACCTACGAACCGGAAACAGCGCCAACCTACGATATTGACTATAGCCAAACAGAGACCTCTAAGTCAAGAGATTCGGAGTCCAGTCAGGTCGAAACCTCTTCTAGCTCAGCAGAAGGTGGCCAGTGATAGACAATCTCGAGTTTGTATATAGAAATAAGCCTAGGCAAAAGTCTAGGCTTGCTTTCTTTCGTTCGTGTCAACATATCAGCGCAGTTGTTGAATGGCTTTCACAGTTTAGGGAACTGTGAAAGGTTGGAAATAAGGGTTGTGTAGCAAGTCTCATCTCGTTCGCGTCCTACGCTCCGAACCAGTCCACCACTAATGATGCGAACAAGTTCGCTTTATTTCCAACTTCCAACAGTCTCTCCCCAGACTGTTTTTTGATACGAACAGAGTTCGCTCAATTTCCAACCTCCAAAGGATCCCCGAACCTTTGAAGCTATGCGGGGTGGAGTTAAAGGCTCCTGTGGAGGTTTTAAGCCCGAGCCAAGAAATAGGAACGCGAGGCGGTCTGAGCATAGACCGTTTTAGGTCAACAACAAGAAATAGAGACTTGTTGACGAACTCTTCTTAGCTTTGACGAGTTCATTCCCGCTCCCAATGTTGAGAATCTTCTGTTTTGTATTTATCAGTAAATTTTTGGATTTCAGTCAGGTTGCCTGCGATACTCTGCTGGTAAACCTTTAGTTGGTACTGTAAATCCTTGCTGAGCTCCTGGACAGGCGCCTTGAATGAATTGAGCAGGGCTAACTGGTCTGTTATTTTCTGCTTATCTGCCTGGATACGTTGGACCAGTTCTTTGGTTTCTTTAGCCTCTGCAGCGATTTCCTTGCGGTGTTTTACAGCCTGGTAGGCCAAATGAGCAGCTCCGACGGCTAGCAGTAGGTGGCGAAGTTTCATGATTATTCTCCTATGTAGAGGTCTTGGGCTAGTTGGGCTAGGGCTGGGAAATCAGGTTCATTTGTTGCAAATCGGATATCCAGGCCATCTTGTCCCTCAAATCGAGGCAGTAGGTGGATATGGGTATGAAAGACCGTTTGACCAGCAACTTCCTCATTATTATTGACAATATTGAGTCCGCTTGCTCCCAGTTTGTCTTTCAAGTGACTAGCGATAGCTGGAATGGCTGAAAATAGTTGGCTGGCTGTTTCCTGGTCCAAGTCCAAGACATTACGAAAATGTTTTTTAGGGATGACCAAGGTATGGCCTTTAGTTACCTGGGTAATGTCCAAAAAGGCAAGAATATGTTGGTCTTCATAGACCTTGGAAGAAGGGATTTCTCCTGAGACAATTTTACAAAAAATACAATCTGACATAATGCAACCTCTTTCTAGGATTTTTGGTATAATAATTATATCAAATAATAGGACGAAATGTATGTTAGAAGTAAAAAATATAACAGGTGGCTATGCCAATATTCCTGTTTTACATGATGTAGATTTTAAGGTGAGGGATGGGGAGCTAGTCGGCTTGATTGGCTTGAATGGTGCCGGGAAATCGACCACTATTAAAGAAATCATCGGTCTCCTAAGCCCTTACAAGGGAGAAATTCTAATTGATGGGCAGGGGATCAACGAAGACATGGCTACCTATCGAAAAAAAATTGGTTTTATACCTGAAACGCCTAGTCTCTATGAGGAACTGACCCTGAAAGAGCATATCGAGTTAGTGATGATGGCCTATGATTTGGAAGCTGAATCTGCCTGGGCGCGTGTTCAAGAACTATTGGCTATTTTTAGGCTGGAAGACCGTTTGGACTGGTTCCCTGTGAATTTTTCAAAAGGCATGAAACAAAAGGTCATGATTATTTGCGCCCTTATGGTTGAACCGAGTTTGCTGATTGTCGATGAACCTTTCTTGGGTCTGGATCCGATTGCGATTGCGGATTTAATTAACTTGCTCAATCAAGCAAAGGCTCAGGGAAGCTCCATTTTGATGTCCACCCATGTTCTCGATTCCGCTGAAAAAATGTGTGATCGGTTCGTTATCCTACATAAGGGTCGGGTCAAGGCTACGGGCAATCTGACTGACCTACGCCAGGAATTTGCCATGCAGGATGCTAGCCTTAACGAGATTTATCTTAGTTTGACCCAAGAAGGAGGGCAGGGATGAAGACGCTCTTTGGTCAACGAAAAAATCTATTTTTAAGGCAGTGTGCAACCTATCTTCGTTATGTGCTGAATGACCACTTTGTTTTGGTTGTTTTGGTACTTTTTGGCTTTCTGGCGTTACAGTATCGGCAGTTGCTAGAAAACCTGCCCAGTCAGTCCTGGTTGCTGTACGTTATTTTGGCCCTGGTCAGCTTGCTGCTATTCTTGGCAGGCAATGTTGCCACCTACGTAGAGGAGGCTGATAAGATATTCCTACTATCAAAAGAAGCTGAAATGCCTGAAATCTTTTTTGCTGCCAATCGCAGGGCCTTTTTGGTCTGGGCTAGCCTCCAACTTGTTGGTCAATTGATTCTACTCCCGCTCTACCTCAAATTAAAACTCCCTATTCTACTTTTTATTCCATTGATTTTCATGCTAACCATTGCCAAATATTTCTATTTTCGATGGAAACTCCTGGCCTTTATGGAAGAAGAAAAGGTGGACTGGGTCCGGGCTCTTCAATATGAGAGCAAGAGAAAAACGTCGATATTGAAATTTTTCTCCCTCTTTACCAATGTTAAGGGGCTGACTAGCTTTGTCAAACGTCGTTCCTATTTGGATGGGCTACTGGGTCATATCAAAAAAGAAACTGGCTTTACCTGGGACTATCTCTTCATGAGAGCCTTTTTGCGCAGTGGGGACTACCTTTCACTGGCTCTTAGACTGGTAATCTTATCCATTGTATTTTTTGTTACGGTGAGGGAATCCTGGCTCTCAGTAGGATTAGCCAGTTTATTTCATTATTTGCTCTTGTTCCAATTGCTCCCGCTCTATCACGCCTATGATTATCAACTGATGGCCGAGCTTTTGCCAGTCGGTCCAGACAAACGACTGATTAGCTTTAAACGAGTCCTGCGACAGATTTTGTATCTTTCCTTGATTTTGCAGTCTGTGCTAGGCCTATTGCTGCTGGAGGAAAAGCAGTATTTGCTGGTCTTTATTGGAATCGGAATTCTTTTAAATCAGCTCTACCTGGATAGTAAAGCGAAAAAATTGATTGACTAAATGGCCTAAAACTAGTAAAATAGTAAGGAATTTTTAAAGGAGGAATGGCATGCAGATTGATACCAGCGGGCTACAGTTGCAGTCTATTGCAGGAAACAGCGGAAAAGCATACAAAGGCTTGCGACCAGATGGTACGCCTGTTTTTGTCAAGTATGAAATGCCACCGATTGTCAATGCTCTGGCTCGGGAACAAATCACTCCACCCATCTTAAGTAGCGATAGGGATTTGGGTGTGGGAGACCGAGCTGTTCAGGAATGGTTGAATGGTCGGACTCTTAATCGTCACGATATGTCTGGGAAACAGGTCCAGCAAATTTTGGTCAGAATGCACTTTTCACGCATTCTGCTCAATCAGGCTCTCCAACTAAGTTATACCTATTTGGAGCCAGCGGAGTTGGTAAAGAAGTGGCAAAAAGAAACGCCCAAGCAATTAGCTGGTAATTCCTACCTGCAATCTATCTGCAGAGAATTGTTGCAGACCACACCGCGTTTCAGACAGGATTTGGCAACCTTTGTCCATGGAGATCTCCACCATAAAAACTGGGTGGAAACGACAAGTGGACTGATTTATTTGACGGACTGGGAAACAGCCTGTGTGACCGATCGGATGTTAGATGTCGCCTTTATATTGACCCATTACATTCCTAGACAGGAATGGGAAGAGTGGCTCAAGGGCTATGGCTACAAGTACAACAGTACGGTTATCAGTAAGATTTATTGGTATGGCCAACTAGGTTTCCTTAACCAAATTTCTAAACAACTTGAAAGTAACAATACCGAGGCGGCGAATCTAGAAATCTATGCCCTGCGGTTATTTAGACAGAATTTTTATAAGTATCAATGAG
The sequence above is a segment of the Streptococcus suis genome. Coding sequences within it:
- the tsaE gene encoding tRNA (adenosine(37)-N6)-threonylcarbamoyltransferase complex ATPase subunit type 1 TsaE, which translates into the protein MYSQNEQELQAIGRKLGELLRAGDVLVLSGQLGVGKTTLTKGIAQGLNIEQMIKSPTYTIVREYEGRLPLYHLDVYRIGDDPDSIDLDDFLYGDGVTVIEWGELLDADLLDDVLTVRIAIEKDGRRLEFNASGPRSAQLKELLDDC
- a CDS encoding GNAT family N-acetyltransferase; translated protein: MVEKEIYFQEAEPADAQSFIDFMNQVAGETDFLVMDETGFRLGVQDIEDIFTACIENPQELQLLAKLDNEVIGVVSVKSSSQFRISHIGTIFIAVKKAYWGQGLGSILLEEVIHWAEEMDLLKRLELTVQVRNQRAVALYEKLGFNIEGTLSRGARTDEGDWLDLYSMAKLIGE
- a CDS encoding LCP family protein, which translates into the protein MKIGTKILLMFLSILALTIGTGAIYTATFLNYSTGEIAKTFRSIGNREDEGIIEATEPLTILLMGVDTDQATRGLDWEEGRSDSMILVTVNPLTKKTTMMSLTRDIMVEIANKNGHSSDKIEKLNHSYAYGQAAMSIATIEKMMDITINRYVEINMDGLVELVDAIGGIKVNNTLGFPITIDEYEPAYTAVVPPGEQLVNGDQALVYARMRYDDPEGDIGRQKRQREVIQALVTKLLQLDGFTQYKKILKAVSKHMRTDFVISNSTIPSLLGYKDALNQVESYQLGGEGHTIDELSYQIPTAAHVLEMQNVLKESLGLPKVSKIKTNIKVLEYLFGQSSPIEVINAYTNDIEVEANGETYEPETAPTYDIDYSQTETSKSRDSESSQVETSSSSAEGGQ
- a CDS encoding chemotaxis protein — protein: MKLRHLLLAVGAAHLAYQAVKHRKEIAAEAKETKELVQRIQADKQKITDQLALLNSFKAPVQELSKDLQYQLKVYQQSIAGNLTEIQKFTDKYKTEDSQHWERE
- a CDS encoding HIT family protein, which translates into the protein MSDCIFCKIVSGEIPSSKVYEDQHILAFLDITQVTKGHTLVIPKKHFRNVLDLDQETASQLFSAIPAIASHLKDKLGASGLNIVNNNEEVAGQTVFHTHIHLLPRFEGQDGLDIRFATNEPDFPALAQLAQDLYIGE
- a CDS encoding ABC transporter ATP-binding protein yields the protein MLEVKNITGGYANIPVLHDVDFKVRDGELVGLIGLNGAGKSTTIKEIIGLLSPYKGEILIDGQGINEDMATYRKKIGFIPETPSLYEELTLKEHIELVMMAYDLEAESAWARVQELLAIFRLEDRLDWFPVNFSKGMKQKVMIICALMVEPSLLIVDEPFLGLDPIAIADLINLLNQAKAQGSSILMSTHVLDSAEKMCDRFVILHKGRVKATGNLTDLRQEFAMQDASLNEIYLSLTQEGGQG
- a CDS encoding ABC transporter permease, whose translation is MKTLFGQRKNLFLRQCATYLRYVLNDHFVLVVLVLFGFLALQYRQLLENLPSQSWLLYVILALVSLLLFLAGNVATYVEEADKIFLLSKEAEMPEIFFAANRRAFLVWASLQLVGQLILLPLYLKLKLPILLFIPLIFMLTIAKYFYFRWKLLAFMEEEKVDWVRALQYESKRKTSILKFFSLFTNVKGLTSFVKRRSYLDGLLGHIKKETGFTWDYLFMRAFLRSGDYLSLALRLVILSIVFFVTVRESWLSVGLASLFHYLLLFQLLPLYHAYDYQLMAELLPVGPDKRLISFKRVLRQILYLSLILQSVLGLLLLEEKQYLLVFIGIGILLNQLYLDSKAKKLID
- a CDS encoding phosphotransferase family protein, with the translated sequence MQIDTSGLQLQSIAGNSGKAYKGLRPDGTPVFVKYEMPPIVNALAREQITPPILSSDRDLGVGDRAVQEWLNGRTLNRHDMSGKQVQQILVRMHFSRILLNQALQLSYTYLEPAELVKKWQKETPKQLAGNSYLQSICRELLQTTPRFRQDLATFVHGDLHHKNWVETTSGLIYLTDWETACVTDRMLDVAFILTHYIPRQEWEEWLKGYGYKYNSTVISKIYWYGQLGFLNQISKQLESNNTEAANLEIYALRLFRQNFYKYQ